The proteins below come from a single Prosthecobacter sp. SYSU 5D2 genomic window:
- a CDS encoding competence/damage-inducible protein A, producing the protein MRLELVNTGTELCLGDTINTNAAWIGQRMAALGIEVARQTVVPDGGAVREAIAEAASRADVVLVSGGLGPTNDDVTRESTAELLGLPMVQNPEVTAHLEAYFIKRNKPVSPATLRQAMVPVGAEVLENAFGTAPGLYFPAQLGAARGWHSHIFLLPGPPREIKPMVENCVEPRLRALSPDGLSRLVLYLKLTGIGESDIVEKAEKELEAVAGLELGYCIGKGDVDVRLAGQPEPVLRGAQIVRDRLGEFIISEDRRVLEEVIIHSLAERGQWLATAESCTGGYLSSRLTDVSGSSKVFGHGFVTYANEAKQKHLGVPASLLDLHGAVSEPVARAMADGCLATSGADHALSITGIAGPTGGTQEKPAGTVFIGLATKGQETLVRRFFFPISRDRFKLLTSQAAMDMLRRRLLGLPQVGL; encoded by the coding sequence ATGCGCCTTGAACTCGTCAATACCGGCACCGAACTCTGCCTCGGTGATACCATCAACACCAATGCCGCCTGGATCGGCCAGCGCATGGCCGCTCTGGGAATCGAGGTTGCCCGGCAGACCGTTGTCCCCGATGGCGGTGCCGTGCGTGAAGCCATCGCGGAAGCTGCCTCTCGCGCTGATGTCGTCCTCGTTTCCGGCGGTCTTGGTCCCACCAATGACGACGTCACCCGCGAATCTACCGCTGAACTCCTCGGCCTGCCCATGGTGCAGAATCCTGAGGTCACCGCGCACCTGGAGGCCTATTTTATCAAGCGCAATAAGCCCGTCTCTCCCGCCACCCTGCGCCAGGCCATGGTTCCTGTGGGGGCAGAGGTGCTGGAAAATGCCTTTGGTACCGCTCCGGGGCTTTATTTTCCCGCACAACTCGGGGCTGCACGTGGATGGCACAGTCACATTTTCCTGCTCCCAGGCCCGCCCCGCGAGATCAAGCCCATGGTCGAAAATTGTGTCGAGCCCCGCCTCCGCGCCCTATCCCCGGATGGCCTGTCCCGCCTCGTCCTCTATTTAAAACTCACCGGTATTGGAGAATCCGACATTGTCGAAAAAGCCGAAAAGGAGCTGGAAGCTGTTGCGGGGCTGGAATTGGGTTACTGCATCGGCAAGGGCGATGTGGATGTGCGGCTGGCCGGACAGCCGGAGCCGGTACTGCGCGGCGCGCAGATCGTCCGAGACCGCCTCGGTGAATTCATCATCTCAGAAGACCGCCGCGTGCTGGAGGAGGTCATCATTCATAGCCTCGCAGAACGGGGCCAGTGGCTGGCCACGGCGGAATCCTGCACCGGCGGTTACCTTTCCAGCCGGCTAACCGATGTCAGCGGCTCTTCCAAAGTCTTTGGCCACGGCTTTGTCACCTACGCCAATGAAGCCAAACAAAAGCACCTCGGCGTGCCAGCCAGCCTTCTGGACCTTCACGGCGCTGTGAGTGAACCCGTCGCCCGTGCCATGGCGGATGGCTGTCTGGCCACCTCGGGTGCGGATCACGCCCTCTCCATCACCGGCATCGCCGGTCCCACCGGCGGCACGCAGGAAAAACCCGCAGGAACTGTCTTTATCGGTCTCGCCACCAAGGGGCAGGAAACCCTGGTCCGTCGCTTCTTCTTTCCCATCAGCCGGGACCGTTTCAAATTGCTCACCTCCCAGGCCGCCATGGACATGCTTCGCCGCCGCCTTCTGGGGCTTCCCCAGGTGGGTCTTTAA
- a CDS encoding type III PLP-dependent enzyme, producing MNPAFANRLADEYSTPFYAYDLAQVEERTKELRASLPEGARLYHSFKANPLPRIAEEIRKGGAQAEITSEGEQKAAIEAGHDLSQALYGGPGKTAAEIQSAITAGVRWFSCESWLDLKRLSESAVANSVELQILLRVNPAEAPNARLAMTGVESQFGFDETLFHAPDAAERVRQPGICLRGVHVYFGTQVASVQALADNTRRALETASRLEETLGLQCTVVNAGGGFPWPYANHASYPDLTGLCAALTAVWEASPMHNKAELWFEAGRYLCAGAGSLVTRVLDVKQSRTRTFVVLDTGIHHLGGMAGLGRIPRGAVTFQNLSSEEGAEMTADIVGPLCTPLDSLARGVKLPAVEPGDLLAVPNVGAYGLTASLIGFLSHGAPAEISYREGEVVQVSCWRTGHQTIYPAEIPY from the coding sequence ATGAACCCCGCTTTTGCCAACCGCCTGGCCGACGAATATAGCACGCCCTTTTATGCCTATGATCTGGCACAGGTGGAAGAGCGCACGAAGGAATTGCGGGCGTCTCTGCCTGAAGGTGCCCGGCTGTATCATTCCTTCAAGGCCAATCCCCTGCCCCGCATTGCTGAAGAAATCCGCAAAGGCGGGGCGCAGGCTGAGATTACCTCCGAAGGCGAGCAGAAAGCAGCAATCGAAGCAGGACATGATTTGAGCCAGGCACTGTATGGTGGTCCTGGTAAAACGGCCGCAGAAATCCAGTCTGCCATCACTGCGGGAGTGCGGTGGTTTTCCTGCGAGTCCTGGCTGGATCTCAAGCGCCTGTCAGAGTCGGCTGTGGCGAATTCGGTGGAACTGCAAATCTTGCTGCGGGTGAATCCGGCAGAAGCCCCCAATGCACGGCTGGCCATGACAGGAGTGGAAAGCCAGTTTGGCTTTGATGAGACACTTTTCCATGCTCCGGATGCGGCTGAAAGGGTGCGCCAGCCCGGCATCTGCCTGCGCGGAGTGCATGTCTATTTTGGCACCCAGGTGGCCTCCGTGCAGGCATTGGCGGACAACACACGCAGGGCGCTGGAAACGGCCAGCCGGCTGGAGGAAACGCTGGGGCTTCAATGTACGGTGGTAAATGCAGGCGGGGGATTTCCATGGCCGTATGCCAACCATGCCTCCTATCCCGATCTGACTGGCCTGTGTGCGGCTTTGACCGCCGTCTGGGAAGCTTCTCCTATGCACAATAAGGCTGAGTTGTGGTTTGAAGCCGGAAGGTATCTTTGCGCCGGTGCCGGCAGCCTGGTGACGCGAGTCCTGGATGTGAAGCAATCCCGCACGCGGACGTTTGTGGTGCTGGACACTGGGATTCACCATCTGGGCGGCATGGCGGGCCTGGGTCGCATTCCACGGGGAGCGGTGACATTTCAGAATCTGAGCAGCGAAGAGGGGGCCGAAATGACGGCCGATATCGTAGGTCCGCTCTGCACACCGCTGGACAGTCTGGCCAGAGGAGTGAAACTGCCTGCAGTTGAACCCGGTGATTTGCTTGCCGTGCCCAATGTTGGCGCGTATGGACTGACCGCCAGTTTGATCGGTTTCCTCAGTCATGGGGCGCCTGCCGAGATTTCCTACCGCGAGGGGGAGGTCGTCCAGGTGTCCTGCTGGCGTACCGGCCACCAGACGATTTATCCTGCCGAGATTCCCTATTGA
- the trxA gene encoding thioredoxin yields MASEAVLNLNESNFQTEISSSTVPVIVDFWAEWCGPCRMLTPILEQLAAEKGDAVKVAKVNVDENPNLAAQYNVRSIPMLLFIKNGEVKDTVVGVQSKDALSKKLDALA; encoded by the coding sequence ATGGCCTCCGAAGCAGTCCTCAATCTGAACGAATCCAACTTCCAGACGGAAATCTCCAGCAGCACGGTCCCTGTGATTGTGGACTTCTGGGCTGAATGGTGCGGTCCCTGCCGGATGCTGACCCCGATCCTGGAACAGCTGGCCGCTGAAAAAGGTGATGCCGTGAAAGTGGCCAAGGTGAATGTGGATGAAAACCCGAATCTGGCCGCCCAGTACAATGTGCGGTCTATCCCGATGCTGCTGTTCATCAAGAACGGCGAAGTGAAGGATACTGTGGTGGGCGTGCAGTCCAAGGATGCCCTGTCCAAGAAGCTGGATGCGCTGGCATAA
- a CDS encoding YdcF family protein: METLLRWFFTLIQPLTLVWLLLGIWVARMVWMRLWRWAALPTLAWLLLTVITCTSLASWLLAGLENRYALPAPADVEGADVIVCLGGGIQPSLTEPMGLHLVRGADRLATALSMAASGMAPILVIGGGGYKQDGQMHSEADAILDFLKRFPDQSFESISLGTCANTRDEALKVAKLARDREWKKVVLVTSASHMPRSVATFAKAGVPVVPVPCHYMSSYNQIGEGSWLHLPYRGSFDLFDSWFHETIGTWIYRWRGWL; this comes from the coding sequence ATGGAAACTCTCCTCCGATGGTTTTTCACCCTCATTCAGCCGCTTACCCTCGTCTGGCTTTTGCTCGGCATCTGGGTGGCCCGCATGGTTTGGATGCGCCTTTGGCGTTGGGCCGCACTGCCCACTCTTGCCTGGCTCCTTCTTACAGTCATCACTTGTACCTCTCTGGCTTCATGGCTGCTGGCTGGATTGGAGAACCGCTACGCCCTGCCCGCACCGGCGGATGTGGAGGGCGCAGACGTCATTGTCTGCCTGGGCGGTGGCATCCAGCCTTCACTCACTGAGCCCATGGGTTTGCACCTCGTGCGGGGCGCAGACCGTCTGGCCACCGCCCTCTCCATGGCAGCTTCCGGCATGGCACCCATTTTGGTCATCGGTGGGGGAGGATATAAACAGGACGGCCAGATGCACTCCGAGGCAGATGCCATTCTAGACTTCTTAAAGCGCTTTCCCGATCAGTCCTTTGAGTCCATCAGCCTTGGCACTTGTGCCAATACGCGAGACGAAGCCCTCAAAGTGGCCAAACTGGCCCGGGACCGCGAGTGGAAAAAAGTCGTCCTCGTCACCTCGGCAAGTCATATGCCGCGGTCCGTCGCCACCTTCGCCAAAGCTGGCGTCCCTGTCGTTCCTGTTCCCTGCCATTACATGAGCAGCTACAATCAGATCGGCGAAGGAAGCTGGCTGCACCTGCCTTATCGCGGCTCATTCGACCTGTTTGATTCCTGGTTTCACGAAACCATTGGCACCTGGATCTACCGTTGGCGTGGGTGGCTGTGA
- a CDS encoding phosphopantetheine-binding protein — MSDTASRLIALLRPHLRLVPPDAPIQLDDDLGRLGLDSLESIEVLMEIETEFGIPIPDDLITVETLATPGNLLRVLEEQLALIPQA, encoded by the coding sequence ATGTCCGATACCGCCTCCCGCCTGATCGCCCTGCTCCGCCCGCACCTGCGCCTGGTCCCGCCAGATGCGCCCATTCAATTGGATGATGATCTGGGCAGGCTGGGGCTGGATTCCTTGGAGTCCATCGAGGTGCTGATGGAAATTGAAACGGAATTCGGCATTCCGATACCGGACGATCTCATCACCGTAGAGACCCTGGCCACACCGGGCAATCTGCTGCGTGTCCTGGAAGAGCAACTGGCTTTGATTCCCCAGGCCTGA
- a CDS encoding AMP-binding protein: MGLSPWQDPTRRGPFHLSAFLADAAERTPETTLTVDGMEFTCEQAWMKVLRIATWLQENGVHRGEKVVAVLRHSPDLHLITLAVAHIGAVFSIVSPQIRAEAFQEILEEAEPVCLFLEKTSRHLKAVADNILTVWLGEGLNGGNWDEADFTEVMNTRPAWGMRFPGKSEDPAFLVFSETAGADRKHGVLLSHENVRNMLSEQPRQGGIFALFEDVGSPLKLETTAMEA, from the coding sequence ATGGGCCTCTCACCCTGGCAAGACCCAACCCGCCGGGGGCCGTTTCATCTCTCCGCTTTTCTTGCTGATGCGGCTGAAAGGACGCCGGAAACCACGCTGACAGTGGACGGGATGGAATTCACGTGTGAGCAGGCATGGATGAAAGTGCTGCGAATCGCCACCTGGCTGCAGGAGAATGGGGTACATCGCGGAGAAAAAGTGGTCGCTGTATTGCGGCATAGCCCGGACCTACATCTTATCACGCTGGCAGTGGCCCACATCGGAGCCGTCTTTTCCATCGTATCTCCTCAGATCCGCGCAGAAGCATTTCAAGAAATTCTTGAGGAAGCTGAACCGGTCTGTCTCTTTTTGGAAAAGACGAGCCGTCATTTGAAGGCGGTGGCGGACAATATCCTGACCGTCTGGCTGGGTGAGGGGCTCAATGGCGGCAACTGGGATGAGGCGGATTTCACCGAGGTGATGAATACGCGACCAGCATGGGGCATGCGCTTCCCAGGCAAATCCGAAGATCCAGCCTTTCTTGTTTTCTCTGAGACGGCCGGTGCGGATCGTAAGCATGGAGTGCTCCTTTCCCACGAAAATGTGCGCAACATGCTTTCAGAGCAGCCTCGCCAAGGGGGGATATTCGCCCTGTTTGAAGATGTGGGCAGTCCGTTGAAGCTGGAAACGACCGCAATGGAAGCGTGA
- the mazG gene encoding nucleoside triphosphate pyrophosphohydrolase, with amino-acid sequence MSLDHPDPITRLRYVVHRLRAPGGCPWDQEQTHETLIPHVLEEAYEVVDAIRSGDSAQICDELGDLLLQPVLHAEIAAEAGAFDLDAVATGLTEKLIRRHPHVFGEGSAETSAAVLTQWDAIKRQEKGTQKEGHLHGVGNGLPSLMRAQKLQKKAARVGFDWPDSAPVYDKIREETAELEEAVKAGRPIAIEEELGDLLFSVVNLARKLGVESEAALAAANEKFVRRFHAVEEALAGQGKKLGDATLEEMDAAWEQIKKRLD; translated from the coding sequence ATGAGTCTTGATCATCCCGATCCCATCACCCGTTTGCGCTATGTCGTCCACCGCCTGCGTGCTCCGGGTGGCTGTCCCTGGGATCAGGAGCAGACCCATGAAACCCTCATCCCGCATGTGCTGGAAGAGGCTTACGAAGTGGTAGATGCCATCCGCAGCGGCGATTCCGCCCAAATCTGTGACGAGTTGGGTGATCTGCTCCTCCAGCCAGTCCTCCATGCAGAAATCGCAGCGGAAGCAGGCGCTTTTGATCTGGATGCAGTCGCCACCGGCCTGACGGAAAAACTGATCCGCCGGCATCCCCATGTTTTTGGCGAGGGCAGCGCGGAAACCTCCGCCGCAGTTCTCACTCAGTGGGACGCCATCAAGCGCCAGGAAAAAGGCACCCAAAAGGAAGGCCATCTGCATGGGGTTGGCAACGGGCTCCCATCCCTCATGCGGGCTCAAAAACTGCAAAAGAAGGCCGCGCGGGTGGGCTTCGACTGGCCTGATTCAGCACCCGTGTATGACAAAATCCGCGAGGAAACGGCTGAGCTGGAAGAGGCTGTCAAAGCGGGCCGTCCCATCGCCATTGAGGAAGAGCTCGGCGACCTGCTGTTCAGCGTGGTCAATCTGGCCCGCAAGCTGGGCGTGGAATCGGAAGCCGCCCTGGCCGCCGCCAATGAAAAGTTTGTCCGCCGTTTTCACGCCGTGGAAGAAGCCCTGGCAGGGCAGGGGAAAAAGCTTGGCGATGCCACTTTGGAGGAAATGGACGCTGCCTGGGAGCAAATTAAAAAGAGGCTTGATTAA
- a CDS encoding ThuA domain-containing protein, with product MLRRSFFTLLAVLATVTAQAADAPKKLLVVTVTTGFRHSSIETAEKVLAEIGKSSGAFTVDFVQQPPGQPKNPGRAPEKKLKETDEAFKTRQENYSQALAGYNAANAVWTEQVKAYMADKMALDKIKDYDGFIFANTTGDLQFPDREGFVELIKGGKAFIAMHSGGDTYHPFRGYVDMLGGEFLTHKAQVEVQPILHNPAHPATKPIPAGWRVFDEIYIFKNYDPATVHALMGLNAHPNEGTPGYYPVSWCKDFGKGKVFYTSLGHREDVWDPTWKADTKDRKNTPEIARTYQEHILGGIKWALGLVECEAELGNVKAVAE from the coding sequence ATGCTCCGCCGTTCCTTTTTCACCTTGCTGGCCGTCCTGGCCACCGTCACCGCCCAGGCGGCTGATGCGCCTAAAAAACTCCTCGTCGTCACCGTCACAACCGGCTTCCGGCACTCTTCCATTGAGACCGCCGAAAAAGTCCTGGCTGAAATCGGCAAATCCTCCGGTGCCTTCACCGTGGACTTTGTCCAGCAGCCTCCCGGCCAGCCCAAAAACCCAGGCCGCGCACCTGAAAAGAAACTCAAAGAAACCGACGAAGCCTTCAAGACCCGCCAGGAAAACTACAGCCAGGCACTGGCCGGCTACAATGCGGCCAATGCCGTGTGGACTGAGCAGGTAAAAGCTTACATGGCGGATAAAATGGCCCTGGACAAAATCAAGGACTACGACGGTTTCATCTTCGCCAACACCACCGGCGACCTCCAGTTCCCGGACCGCGAAGGTTTCGTGGAATTGATCAAAGGCGGCAAGGCCTTCATCGCCATGCATTCCGGTGGCGATACCTACCATCCCTTCCGTGGTTACGTGGACATGCTCGGCGGCGAGTTTCTCACCCATAAGGCCCAGGTGGAAGTCCAGCCCATCCTTCACAATCCCGCTCATCCCGCCACCAAGCCCATCCCCGCCGGCTGGCGGGTGTTTGATGAAATTTACATCTTCAAAAACTACGATCCCGCTACCGTTCATGCTCTCATGGGCCTGAATGCGCACCCGAATGAAGGCACTCCAGGTTATTACCCCGTCTCCTGGTGCAAAGACTTTGGCAAAGGCAAAGTCTTCTACACTTCGCTGGGCCACCGTGAAGACGTCTGGGATCCGACCTGGAAAGCCGATACTAAAGATCGCAAAAACACCCCCGAGATCGCCCGCACCTATCAGGAGCACATCCTCGGCGGCATCAAATGGGCTCTCGGTCTCGTCGAATGTGAAGCCGAACTGGGCAATGTGAAAGCTGTCGCAGAATAA
- the sugE gene encoding quaternary ammonium compound efflux SMR transporter SugE, which translates to MAWIYLVLAGITEIAWAIGLKHTHGWTRLGPSIVTAALMVVSFGFLSQALKTLPIGTAYAVWTGIGAVGTAIVGIVFFDEPRTAIRLICIGLIMAGIIGLKMSAEA; encoded by the coding sequence ATGGCTTGGATCTATCTTGTTCTCGCAGGCATTACTGAAATCGCATGGGCCATCGGCCTGAAACATACACACGGGTGGACCCGGCTTGGCCCTAGCATCGTTACCGCTGCTTTGATGGTGGTGAGCTTTGGCTTTCTTTCCCAGGCTCTGAAGACGCTTCCAATCGGGACAGCTTATGCGGTCTGGACGGGCATTGGGGCTGTGGGCACGGCAATCGTGGGTATCGTCTTTTTCGATGAACCGCGTACGGCCATCAGGCTGATCTGCATCGGGCTGATCATGGCGGGTATCATTGGACTGAAGATGAGTGCGGAGGCGTGA
- a CDS encoding class I adenylate-forming enzyme family protein, producing the protein MTDELSSHLNLPCHWLAATANQWPDKLFISGSAPLTYGEAQRRVNALAAWMQKQGIVKGDRVVVVMPNRTEVLLISFAALQAGVIFSVLSHQIQPEGLTRILSQCEPKVLFTDAGTAKLGEDAAGSKTFCVDGPEWASLFVPDSATQPLPVSVSSEDIAFLVFTSGSTGTPRGVMLTQGNVAFVCPAILQRLGYRMEDCIGIFLPLAFDYSFYQAFYACLTGASLFLGRPEMVGPELPKILAREEVTVLPGVPSVFAALIKMQRYRPVDLPKLRMITNTGDHLPLAYIEQIQSLLPQIQVYPMFGLTECKRVSILLPEELEEHPESVGRPLDGTEVFTVDEAGTRHPPGVAGELVIQGPHLAAGYWLAPEETVRRYRDLEGVRTLFSGDQGSVDSLGYITFHSRSDFVIKHRGTRLSPAEVEEAACAIPQVIAAGCVKDDTRDLLFLFVASTEEGMTEAGVLTGLSARLERGKLPDRVIFLAELPRTGNQKLDRKALRNLLTTV; encoded by the coding sequence ATGACCGATGAACTGTCCTCCCATTTAAATCTGCCTTGCCACTGGCTGGCTGCGACTGCAAACCAGTGGCCGGACAAGTTGTTCATTTCAGGGTCTGCCCCGCTGACCTACGGCGAAGCCCAACGTCGTGTGAATGCCCTGGCAGCCTGGATGCAAAAGCAAGGGATCGTCAAGGGTGACAGGGTGGTCGTGGTGATGCCCAACCGCACCGAGGTGCTGCTGATCAGTTTTGCTGCTTTGCAGGCAGGGGTGATCTTTTCTGTTCTCAGCCATCAAATCCAGCCGGAAGGACTGACCCGCATTCTGTCCCAATGTGAGCCAAAGGTACTGTTTACCGATGCGGGCACGGCAAAGCTTGGTGAAGATGCTGCGGGGAGCAAGACGTTCTGCGTGGACGGTCCAGAGTGGGCCTCGCTCTTTGTTCCGGACTCTGCCACACAGCCGCTGCCTGTCTCGGTGTCGTCTGAGGACATTGCCTTTCTGGTGTTTACCTCCGGCAGTACGGGAACACCGCGCGGAGTGATGCTGACCCAGGGGAATGTGGCCTTTGTCTGCCCGGCTATTCTGCAAAGACTGGGCTACAGGATGGAGGATTGCATCGGCATCTTTCTGCCCCTGGCCTTTGATTACAGTTTCTATCAGGCCTTTTATGCCTGCCTCACGGGTGCCAGCCTTTTTCTCGGAAGGCCAGAGATGGTAGGTCCGGAGCTGCCTAAAATCCTGGCCCGTGAAGAGGTGACAGTGCTGCCTGGAGTGCCTTCTGTTTTTGCAGCGCTGATCAAGATGCAACGCTACCGGCCGGTGGATCTGCCTAAACTGCGAATGATCACCAATACGGGAGATCATCTGCCCCTTGCGTATATCGAACAGATCCAGTCGCTGCTGCCGCAGATCCAAGTATATCCGATGTTCGGGCTGACAGAGTGCAAGCGCGTTTCCATCCTGCTGCCGGAGGAACTCGAGGAACATCCGGAGAGCGTGGGCAGGCCGCTGGATGGAACGGAAGTTTTCACGGTGGATGAAGCCGGGACCCGCCACCCGCCGGGAGTGGCGGGTGAACTGGTGATCCAGGGACCGCATCTGGCCGCAGGTTACTGGCTGGCGCCGGAAGAAACGGTACGCCGGTACCGGGACCTGGAAGGAGTACGGACGCTTTTCAGCGGAGACCAGGGGAGCGTGGACTCCCTGGGATACATCACGTTTCATTCGCGCAGCGATTTTGTCATCAAACATCGCGGCACGCGGCTGAGCCCCGCTGAGGTGGAAGAGGCGGCGTGTGCGATTCCGCAGGTCATCGCTGCAGGCTGCGTGAAGGATGACACCAGAGATCTGCTATTTCTGTTTGTGGCCAGCACGGAGGAAGGGATGACCGAAGCCGGAGTTCTGACCGGGCTGTCTGCGCGGCTGGAGCGTGGCAAGCTGCCAGACCGGGTAATCTTTCTGGCCGAACTGCCGCGAACCGGGAATCAAAAACTGGACCGCAAAGCGCTGCGCAATCTGCTCACCACTGTCTAA